From Leptidea sinapis chromosome 3, ilLepSina1.1, whole genome shotgun sequence, a single genomic window includes:
- the LOC126979460 gene encoding 60S acidic ribosomal protein P0, with translation MGREDKAAWKTNYFTKIIQLLDDYPKCFIVGADNVGSTQMQQIRISLRGHSIVLMGKNTMMRKAIKDHLETNPALEQLLPHIKGNVGFVFTRGDLVEVRDKLLENKVRAPARPGAIAPLEVIIPAHNTGLGPEKTAFFQALSIPTKISKGTIEIINDVHILKPGDKVGASEATLLNMLNISPFSYGLVVKQVYDSGTIFAPSILDIKPEDLRAKFQAGVANVAALSLAIGYPTVASAPHSIANGFKNLLAIAAVTDIEFKEATTIKEFIKDPSKFAAVAAPVAAAAAPAADKKAEEKKPEKEESESEDDMGFGLFD, from the exons ATGGGTAGGGAGGACAAGGCTGCTTGGAAGACCAACTATTTCACTAAGATAATC CAACTTTTGGATGACTATCCCAAATGTTTCATCGTGGGTGCCGACAATGTGGGCTCAACTCAAATGCAGCAGATCCGTATATCACTGCGTGGACACAGCATAGTTCTGATGGGCAAAAACACCATGATGAGGAAGGCTATTAAAGACCATTTGGAGACCAATCCTGCATTGGAACAACTCCTTCCTCACATCAAGGGCAATGTTGGCTTTGTATTTACCCGTGGAGACCTTGTTGAG GTCCGTGACAAATTGTTGGAGAACAAGGTGCGAGCTCCAGCTAGGCCTGGTGCTATTGCTCCACTTGAGGTCATCATTCCAGCTCACAACACTGGTCTAGGTCCAGAGAAGACTGCCTTCTTCCAGGCCCTCTCCATTCCAACCAAGATTTCCAAAG gTACTATTGAAATCATCAATGATGTCCACATCTTAAAGCCTGGGGATAAAGTGGGAGCCTCCGAAGCTACTCTACTGAACATGTTGAATATCTCTCCTTTCTCATATGGTCTTGTAGTGAAACAG GTATATGACTCTGGTACCATCTTTGCTCCATCAATTTTGGACATCAAGCCTGAGGACCTTCGTGCCAAGTTCCAAGCTGGTGTGGCGAATGTGGCTGCACTTTCACTTGCTATTGGCTACCCAACTGTTGCCTCTGCACCACACTCCATTGCCAATGGTTTCAAGAACCTCCTGGCTATTGCTGCGGTCACTGATATTGAATTCAAGGAGGCTACCACCATCAAAGAGTTCATCAAG gATCCAAGCAAGTTCGCAGCAGTGGCGGCTCCAGTGGCAGCAGCTGCAGCGCCAGCCGCTGACAAAAAGGCAGAAGAGAAGAAACCTGAGAAGGAGGAGTCTGAGAGTGAAGATGACATGGGCTTTGGTCTGTTCGACTAG